One stretch of Spirochaetaceae bacterium DNA includes these proteins:
- a CDS encoding ABC transporter permease, with product MGDGLARFLVRLWREKPLGAAGGVVVLALILVAIFADLLAPYPFDAVNLRVLLTPPSAEHLMGTDQLGRDYLSRNIHGARISMFVGLLATSLNVLVAVLIGGTAGFFGGKLDLMVQRFVDAWMAFPGLLLLLTIMSLVGQGLLQLILVLGISGGVVASRLVRGAVIAVKEHDYLQAATATGSTRMAALVRHVLPNVAAPIIVVFSINIGAVIISEASLSFLGFGLPVEIPSWGTLLSRDGRKYMEQAPWLALWPGLCLTLTVYSLNMFGDAVRDLLDPRLRGGGGRLGTHRGRAPQTRSGRRQSLPSPGGRSRR from the coding sequence GGAGTGGTCGTACTGGCCTTGATCCTGGTCGCGATCTTCGCCGACCTGCTGGCCCCCTACCCGTTCGATGCAGTGAACCTGAGAGTACTGCTCACCCCGCCGTCAGCCGAACACCTGATGGGAACCGACCAGTTGGGGCGCGACTACTTGAGCCGCAACATCCACGGGGCTCGTATCTCCATGTTCGTGGGCCTGCTGGCGACCAGCCTCAACGTCCTCGTCGCGGTGCTGATCGGCGGCACGGCCGGGTTCTTCGGAGGCAAGCTGGACCTGATGGTGCAGCGCTTCGTCGATGCCTGGATGGCGTTTCCGGGGCTGCTGCTGTTGCTTACGATCATGTCGCTGGTGGGGCAGGGCCTGCTGCAACTGATCCTGGTGCTGGGCATCTCGGGCGGCGTGGTGGCCTCGCGGCTGGTCAGAGGCGCGGTGATCGCGGTCAAGGAGCACGACTACCTGCAGGCGGCCACGGCCACCGGCAGCACCCGGATGGCAGCGCTGGTGCGCCACGTGCTGCCCAACGTGGCGGCGCCGATCATCGTCGTGTTCAGCATCAACATCGGTGCGGTTATCATCAGCGAGGCCAGCTTGAGCTTCCTCGGATTCGGTCTGCCGGTTGAGATTCCGAGCTGGGGGACGCTGCTGAGCCGGGACGGGCGCAAGTACATGGAGCAGGCGCCGTGGCTGGCGCTGTGGCCCGGCCTGTGCCTGACGCTCACCGTCTACAGCCTCAACATGTTCGGCGACGCCGTCCGCGACCTGCTCGACCCGCGCCTCCGCGGCGGCGGCGGCCGTCTCGGAACCCACCGCGGCCGGGCGCCGCAAACCCGGTCCGGGCGCCGCCAGTCGCTCCCGAGCCCAGGTGGCCGGTCCAGACGCTGA